One Etheostoma spectabile isolate EspeVRDwgs_2016 chromosome 12, UIUC_Espe_1.0, whole genome shotgun sequence genomic window carries:
- the LOC116698943 gene encoding BTB/POZ domain-containing protein 2 encodes MKCVVYAYSRFKMAAGDNSGRPPCLNFSGPGPLGNSQPSNSVFSMPASNGGAVGMAGGAQGAARRPNPQMGPGGGDGNGVSSGAPPTAQNSLQQSAAAGAAAVGVMATPASNMATTPASNASASAAPTATPAAASVLVYREPVYNWQATKSTVKERFAFLFNNEVLSDVHFLVGKGMGVQRIPAHRFVLAVGSAVFDAMFNGGMATTSTEIELPDVEPAAFLALLKFLYSDEVQIGPETVMTTLYTAKKYAVPALEAHCVEFLKKNLRADNAFMLLTQARLFDEPQLASLCLENIDKNTGDALAAEGFTDIDLDTLVAVLERDTLGVREVRLFGAAVRWAEAEAHRQQLQPTPENKRKVLGKALTLIRFPLMTIEEFAAGPAQSSILTDREVVSLFLHFTVNPKPRVEFIDRPRCCLRGKECSITRFGQVESRWGYSGTSDRIRFSVNRRIFVVGFGLYGSIHGPTDYQVNIQIIHTDSNTVLGQNDTGFSCDGSANTFRVMFKEPVEILPNVNYTACATLKGPDSHYGTKGMRKVTHESSSTGTKTCFTFCYAAGNNNGTSVEDGQIPEVIFYT; translated from the exons ATGAAGTGTGTTGTTTACGCCTACTCTCGGTTCAAGATGGCTGCTGGAGACAACAGCGGCAGGCCTCCTTGCCTTAATTTTTCTGGCCCGGGTCCTTTGGGAAACAGCCAGCCCAGCAACAGCGTTTTCTCCATGCCAGCATCCAACGGCGGAGCGGTCGGTATGGCTGGGGGAGCGCAGGGAGCAGCGAGGCGTCCCAACCCACAAATGGGGCCTGGCGGGGGAGACGGCAACGGTGTTTCGAGCGGAGCTCCCCCGACTGCGCAGAACTCCCTGCAGCAGTCCGCTGCGGCAGGTGCTGCGGCAGTCGGAGTCATGGCCACCCCGGCGTCTAACATGGCAACCACCCCAGCGTCAAATGCGTCTGCGTCGGCAGCACCCACCGCTACCCCGGCGGCTGCGTCGGTGCTGGTCTACCGGGAGCCGGTGTACAACTGGCAGGCGACGAAGAGCACCGTCAAGGAGAGATTCGCTTTCCTCTTCAACAACGAAGTGCTCAGTGACGTTCATTTTTTGGTGGGCAAAGGAATGGGGGTTCAGAGGATACCTGCGCACAG GTTTGTCCTGGCTGTGGGCAGCGCGGTAtttgatgccatgttcaacggAGGGATGGCGACGACCTCAACGGAAATCGAGCTTCCTGATGTGGAGCCAGCTGCCTTTCTGGCCCTTCTAAA GTTTCTCTACTCGGATGAGGTCCAGATCGGGCCTGAGACGGTGATGACCACACTATACACTGCTAAAAAGTATGCAGTACCAGCCCTGGAGGCTCACTGTGTGGAGTTCCTCAAGAAGAACCTGAGAGCAGACAATGCGTTCATGCTGCTCACACAG GCCCGGTTGTTTGACGAGCCCCAGCTTGCCAGCCTCTGCCTGGAGAACATCGATAAGAACACGGGAGATGCTCTCGCCGCTGAAGGCTTCACGGACATCGACCTGG ATACCTTGGTGGCAGTGTTGGAGAGGGATACCCTCGGGGTGAGGGAGGTGCGTTTGTTTGGTGCGGCGGTGCGCTGGGCGGAGGCAGAGGCTCACAGGCAGCAGTTGCAGCCGACGCCCGAGAACAAGCGCAAAGTGCTGGGCAAAGCCCTCACGCTCATCCGCTTTCCCCTCATGACCATCGAGGAGTTCGCCGCAG GTCCGGCCCAGTCCAGCATTCTGACCGACAGAGAGGTGGTGAGCCTCTTCCTCCACTTCACAGTAAACCCCAAGCCTCGCGTGGAATTCATCGACCGGCCTCGCTGCTGCCTCCGCGGGAAGGAGTGCAGCATCACCCGGTTTGGGCAGGTGGAGAGCCGCTGGGGTTACAGCGGGACCAGCGACCGCATAAG GTTTTCAGTAAACAGAAGGATATTTGTGGTTGGGTTCGGTCTCTACGGCTCTATACACGGACCCACAGACTACCAAGTTAACATACAG ATCATACACACGGACAGCAACACGGTGCTGGGCCAGAACGACACGGGCTTCAGCTGTGACGGGTCGGCCAACACCTTCAGAGTCATGTTCAAAGAACCAGTGGAGATATTGCCCAACGTCAACTACACTGCCTGCGCTACACTGAAG GGCCCGGACTCTCATTACGGGACCAAGGGAATGCGAAAGGTAACGCACGAGTCGTCGTCCACTGGCACAAAGACGTGTTTCACCTTCTGCTACGCGGCGGGCAACAACAACGGCACTTCTGTAGAGGACGGACAGATACCCGAGGTCATCTTCTACACATAG
- the LOC116699107 gene encoding elongation factor 2 isoform X2 — MYYELADNDLAFIKQCVDGNGFLINLIDSPGHVDFSSEVTAALRVTDGALVVVDCVSGVCVQTETVLRQAIAERIKPVLMMNKMDRALLELQLEPDELFQTFQRIVENVNVIISTYGEDEAGPMGNIMIDPVVGTVGFGSGLHGWAFTLKQFAEMYVAKFTAKGDGQLGPAERCKKVEDMMKKLWGERFFDPVAGKFSKTATGPDGQKLPRSFCQLVLDPIFKVFDAIMNFKKDETAKLIEKLNVKLDSDDKEKEGKALLKAVMRRWLPAGEALLQMITIHLPSPVTAQKYRCELLYEGPGDDEAAMGIKNCDPKAPLVMYISKMVPTTDKGRFYAFGRVFSGCVSTGLKVRIMGPNYTPGKKEDLYIKPIQRTVLMMGRYVEPIEDVPCGNIVGLVGVDQFLVKTGTITTYEHAHNLRVMKFSVSPVVRVAVEAKNPADLPKLVEGLKRLAKSDPMVQCIIEESGEHIIAGAGELHLEICLKDLEEDHAGVPLKKSDPVVSYRETVTEESYQMCLSKSPNKHNRLFMKSRPFPDGLADDIEKGEVGHRQELKVRARYLADKYEWEVTEARKIWCFGPDGSGANLLVDVTKGVQYLNEIKDSVVAGFQWATKEGALCEENMRAVRFDIHDVTLHTDAIHRGGGQIIPTARRVLYACQLTAQPRLMEPVYLVEIQCPEQVVGGIYGVLNRKRGHVFEESQVIGTPMFVVKAYLPVNESFGFTADLRSNTGGQAFPQCIFDHWQILPGDPSDPTTKPFQVVAEIRKRKGLKEGIPAVDNYLDKL, encoded by the exons GGCCATCGCCGAGCGCATCAAGCCGGTTTTGATGATGAACAAGATGGACCGGgccctgctggagctgcagcTGGAGCCAGATGAGCTCTTCCAGACCTTTCAGCGTATCGTGGAGAATGTCAACGTCATTATCTCCACCTACGGAGAGGATGAGGCGGGACCCATGGGGAACATCATG attGACCCTGTTGTTGGTACAGTCGGGTTCGGCTCTGGCCTCCATGGCTGGGCTTTCACCTTGAAGCAGTTTGCTGAGATGTATGTGGCGAAGTTCACAGCGAAAGGAGATGGTCAACTGGGACCAGCAGAGAGGTGTAAGAAGGTGGAGGACATGATGAAGAAACTGTGGGGAGAAAG ATTCTTTGACCCAGTTGCCGGCAAGTTCAGTAAGACTGCCACCGGTCCTGATGGGCAGAAACTCCCCCGCTCCTTCTGCCAGCTCGTTTTGGACCCCATCTTTAAG GTTTTTGATGCCATTATGAATTTCAAGAAGGACGAAACAGCCAAACTAATTGAGAAGCTGAACGTCAAACTAGACTCTGATGACAAGGAGAAAGAGGGGAAGGCCCTGTTGAAGGCCGTGATGCGCCGCTGGCTGCCTGCCGGAGAGGCCCTGCTCCAGATGATCACCATCCACCTGCCCTCCCCCGTCACTGCACAGAAATACCGCTGTGAGCTTCTCTATGAGGGGCCGGGAGACGACGAGGCTGCCATGG GTATTAAAAACTGCGATCCTAAGGCTCCGCTGGTCATGTACATTTCCAAGATGGTTCCAACCACCGACAAGGGTCGTTTCTACGCCTTTGGCCGGGTGTTCTCTGGCTGCGTGTCCACTGGCCTGAAAGTGCGCATCATGGGGCCAAACTACACCCCTGGCAAGAAGGAGGACCTTTACATCAAACCCATCCAGAG GACTGTTCTGATGATGGGCCGGTATGTGGAGCCTATTGAAGATGTCCCATGTGGCAACATCGTAGGTCTTGTTGGAGTAGACCAGTTCCTGGTTAAGACGGGGACGATTACCACCTATGAACAT GCCCACAACTTGCGGGTGATGAAGTTCAGTGTGAGCCCTGTGGTCAGAGTGGCTGTGGAGGCCAAGAACCCCGCTGATCTGCCCAAGCTGGTGGAGGGACTGAAGCGTCTGGCCAAGTCCGACCCCATGGTGCAGTGCATCATCGAGGAATCCGGGGAGCACATCATCGCCGGAGCAGGAGAGCTGCACCTGGAGATCTGCCTGAAGGACCTGGAGGAGGACCACGCCGGCGTTCCACTGAAG AAATCAGACCCAGTCGTGTCTTACAGAGAGACAGTGACGGAAGAATCATACCAGATGTGTCTGTCCAAGTCCCCCAACAAGCACAACCGTCTCTTCATGAAGTCCCGCCCCTTCCCCGACGGCCTGGCTGATGACATCGAGAAGGGGGAGGTCGGCCACCGCCAGGAGCTCAAGGTCCGAGCCCGTTACCTCGCCGACAAATATGAGTGGGAGGTGACAGAAGCCAGGAAGATCTGGTGCTTCGGCCCGGACGGAAGCGGGGCCAACCTGCTGGTAGACGTGACAAAGGGGGTTCAGTACCTCAACGAGATCAAGGACAGCGTCGTGGCTGGTTTCCAGTGGGCGACTAAAGAG GGTGCTCTATGTGAGGAGAACATGCGCGCAGTTCGCTTTGACATCCACGACGTGACGCTGCACACAGACGCCATCCACCGCGGTGGGGGACAGATTATTCCCACAGCTCGTAGGGTCCTGTACGCCTGCCAGCTCACCGCTCAGCCACGACTCATGGAGCCCGTGTACCTGGTGGAGATCCAG TGCCCGGAGCAGGTGGTCGGGGGCATCTACGGTGTGTTGAACAGGAAACGAGGACATGTGTTCGAGGAATCCCAAGTGATCGGCACGCCCATGTTTGTGGTGAAAGCCTACCTTCCTGTCAACGAGTCCTTTG GGTTCACAGCTGACCTGCGCAGCAACACTGGAGGCCAGGCCTTCCCTCAGTGTATTTTTGACCACTGGCAGATTCTCCCCGGAGACCCCAGCGACCCCACAACGAAACCCTTCCAGGTTGTTGCTGAAATCAGGAAACGCAAAGGTCTAAAAGAGGGCATTCCTGCCGTAGACAACTACTTGGACAAACTGTAA